In a genomic window of Diabrotica undecimpunctata isolate CICGRU chromosome 2, icDiaUnde3, whole genome shotgun sequence:
- the LOC140433672 gene encoding uncharacterized protein, whose amino-acid sequence MANLPRERVQIARPFINVGVDFDGPFPIKTSKLKRAPLTKAYMAVFVCLATRAVHVELISSLSTEALLLTLKRFIARRGNPSIIFSDNGTNFLGAKNQLKELYELLLKGDTSESIRSFATSCQIQWKFIPPRSPHHGGIWEAAIKSFKYHLVRIMGNSNFTFEELSTVLSQIGAVLNSRPIYALSDDPSDFSFLTPGHFLIGSNLMSYPELDFSDIQENKLSLWNKCTRIQQHMWKVWTRDYLNRLQNRPKWFTPQVGMKPDDLVLLKDENSPPLKWPIARVVETYPGKDNKVRVVKVKTPDGLYVRSIAKLCPLPMTHLQEF is encoded by the coding sequence ATGGCTAATCTCCCGAGGGAAAGAGTTCAAATTGCACGTCCATTTATAAACGTTGGAGTTGATTTTGATGGTCCATTTCCAATAAAGACCTCTAAACTCAAGAGAGCTCCCCTTACTAAGGCCTATATGGCAGTGTTTGTATGTTTAGCTACTCGCGCCGTGCATGTGGAATTAATTTCCAGTCTTTCTACTGAAGCGTTGTTATTGACTCTGAAAAGATTTATCGCCCGAAGGGGTAATCCGAGtatcattttcagcgataatggCACCAACTTTCTAGGTGCGAAAAATCAATTGAAAGAACTTTATGAGTTGCTTCTCAAAGGTGATACCTCTGAATCTATTCGCTCTTTCGCTACTTCATGTCAAATTCAATGGAAGTTTATCCCTCCACGCTCACCACACCACGGTGGTATTTGGGAAGCTGCCATAAAGAGCTTCAAATATCATCTCGTAAGAATAATGGGTAACTCCAATTTTACTTTCGAAGAACTATCCACTGTACTTTCGCAGATTGGAGCAGTGCTCAATTCACGCCCTATCTATGCGCTCTCAGACGACCCGTCCGATTTTTCCTTTCTTACTCCCGGACACTTCCTTATTGGATCTAACTTAATGTCTTATCCTGAATTAGATTTCTCTgatattcaagaaaataaattgtcTTTGTGGAATAAATGCACAAGAATTCAGCAGCATATGTGGAAGGTTTGGACCCGCGATTATCTTAATAGGCTTCAAAATAGACCTAAATGGTTCACTCCTCAGGTAGGCATGAAGCCTGATGATCTCGTCTTGCTTAAGGACGAAAACTCGCCTCCTCTCAAATGGCCTATAGCACGGGTAGTTGAGACATATCCGGGAAaggacaacaaggtaagagttgttAAGGTCAAAACTCCTGACGGGTTATACGTTCGCTCTATTGCTAAACTATGTCCTCTTCCTATGACTCACCTTCaagaattttaa